The DNA window GCTCCCGAAGACAAGGAGCAGCCAAGCACGGTCACAGGGCGCCTATTGGCGGCCCAGGCCTCGGGCGAGCTGGCCAGCACGGAAGATCAGTATTTGAGTGGCAAAGTTCGCAAAGAGGTGTACCAACGCTATGTGAAGAGCTTTAGCCACCCAATTCCTGCCCGCTTCGCTAAAGACTCCTTTAAATCTGAGTGATCCCAGGCCATGAAGACGCCCCTTCGCCAAATGACGAGAAAAAAACAGCATGGCGCTGTCGCGGTGATGGCCGCCATCATGATGACCACCTTGTTGATGTTCCTCGCAGTGGTGGTCGACACCGGGCGTCTATTTCTGGAGCGCCGGTCCCTGCAGAAAAACGCGGACCTGGCGGCATTGGAAACCGCGCTGCTTTACTGCCGCGACCAGACCATGGACGAAGACGGCAGAAAGGCTGTCGCGGTGGATGTGCTCTCAGCCAGCCGCAATGATTTCAAGGGCAACGAGGGGGATATCGCCGTCGCCTTGGGCCGAACCCAAAGGGTAAGCGACGGATCCGGAGGGTTTGACCGCCAGTTTGTCGCCGACGCAACTGGCAAGGCGATTCAGGTCACCCTAACACGAACCATTCCGGCGTCATTATTCCAACAGCTATGGCCAACCACACCAAGCTCGATCAGCCTGAGCCGCTCAAGTGTGGCCCAAGCCTGTGAGCCAACCGCACAACTTAGCATGCGCAGTAATTTAGTTAGCGTGAACAGCGATGACTCCGCGCTGCTCAACTCATTGCTTGGCGGCATGCTCGGCACCAGCCTGGCATTAGGAGTCGGTGATTGGCAGAACCTTGTTAATACCGATCTCAACTTGCTTAATTTCATGGATGCGCTGGCAACCGAAATGAGCCTCGATGTTGGCGACTACGATGGCATTCTGAGTACCGAAATCACCGTGGGCGACTTGCTTGACGTCGCTGCGGACGTATTACAGGACGGCGGAAATACGGCCGCCGTTTCCGCTCTGGGCCTGCTGTCGGATTCAATTCCTCTGTCTACACCCGCAATTGAGCTAGTCGACATCTTGAAAATTCAGAGCGGTGCCGAGGAAGCTGCGTTAAACACCAATGTTCAGGTCATGGAATTGGTCCAGGCGGCAATCCAACTGGCGAATAGCGAGTCAGGTCTGGCCGCGGAAATCCCTTTGAATTTGGGGGTAGCCACAGCCTATCTCACGTTGAAAGTCGTTGAGCCCCCGCAGTTTTCCGCCGTCGGGAACCCCGAGTTCGCCAAAATAAACCCCTACGGCAGTGACGCTATCTATGTCCGCTCCGCCACTGTGAAAGCCTTCGCTTCGGTAGAGGTACCGTTAGCCAGCTCACTGAACTCTCTTCTAGATAATCCGCTGATCGCTGGCGTTACTGATATGGTCAACGACGCGCTGTCACTGGATGTTATTGGCTTGCTCACAAGCATTACCTGTCTAATCACCTGTACGGAAGAGGAAACGATGGTCGACATCGACATCCTATCCTCACCCCGGGTAGACGTTCTGATTACCGCAGGTGAAGGTACCGCCAGGGTGAGCAATTACACCTGCGACTCGACAACGGACGAAAAATCCCTGACCAGCTCGGCCCAATCGTCTATTGCCTCCGTCGCTTTGGGCAACATGGGCAGTGATCGCGACGACGCAGCAGCAAACGCAATGGCGTCAGATGATTTCACCATCACCCCCATTCCGATCATCGACATTGGCACTATTGAGGTAAGAAAGACGTGCTTGTTAGGTTCTTGCTCTTACACCTACCGGAGTGGCGGGAGCTGGGTGTCAAACAAAGCGCTGGCTGACCGTGATGCATATGCGGGAGGCGGCATTGCAATCGCAGTGGACAACCGCGAATCGCCCACTTCGCCAGCAACCGGCACAGTGCTTCATGAAAATTATCCGGACGATACCTATTTGCCAGACATTGGCACCACCCTCTCGGGTAACGCTTATGAGGCATTAGGTTCGTCCGGCGTTGTTTCAGATGTAAACGGCGCTCTGACCGATCTCGATTTAATTTTCTATGAACCCGAAAGTGGCGGCATTGGCAGCAACGGCCTTGGAACCCTGCTAAATTTAGCCGGATCAGCAGCCAACGGTCTGACCGATGGCCTGACCGATGCACTGGATGCCGTCATTGCCCCTTTGCTGGACAGTATTATCAATGAGATTCTCGCAACGCTGGGTGCTTCCCTGGCGGAGGTAGAAGTCGGCGGCGCCATGACCTGCGAAAACGATAAAGTCCGACTGGTCATGTAACGCGAGGTGTCATACGGGAAAGTCCGAGTGAGTCATCAGACAGCGATAGTTTATCTTGCTCGGTAACCGTAAAATGCCGGTGGCCACAGGGCGCGATAGGCAGCGCCCCCAGTTTTTAGGGATGTATTGATGACTTTTAACGACTACCTGACGCTGCTCGCGAAAAACTCCGGCTCGGATCTTTTTCTAAGCACTGGCGCCCCTCCCTGCGCAAAATTTCACGGCCAACTCAAACCCCTTAGCAAAGAGCCTTTCTCGAATGGCGATATCAAAACGATCGCCTACGAAATTATGGACAGTGAGCAGATAAAGGAATTTGAGACTGAGCTGGAAATGAACCTGGCCTACAGCATTCCCAAGGTCGGCCGCTTCCGGGTAAATATCTTTAAGCAGCGCAATGAAATCTCCATCGTGGCGCGAAATATTGTGACAGAAATCCCCGACGCCGATAGCCTGGGCTTGCCCCCCATCCTGAAAGAGGTGGTGATGGCAAAGCGCGGCTTGGTGCTTTTTGTCGGTGCCACAGGCTCAGGCAAATCCACCTCCCTTGCCGCGCTGATCGATCACCGCAACAGTAATAGCAGTGGTCACATCATCACCATTGAAGACCCCATTGAATTTATCCATCGTCACAAAAAGTGCATCGTCAACCAACGGGAAATCGGTGTTGACACTCGCAGCTTTCACCAAGCCTTGAAAAACACGCTACGACAAGCACCTGACGTAATTCTCATTGGTGAAATTCGCGACCGTGAAACCATGGAGCATGCCATCGCCTTTGCTGAAACTGGGCACCTGTGCATCTCAACCCTGCATGCCAATAACGCAAACCAGGCGCTGGACCGCATCATTAACTTCTTCCCCGAAGAGCGACGTAATCAGTTACTACTGGATCTCTCTTTGAATCTGCGCTGTTTCGTCTCTCAACGGCTGGTGCCTACCAAAGATGGCAAACGCGCGGCTGCCATCGAAATTCTGCTGGGAACCCCCACCGTTAACCAGGCAATTCATAAAGGTGAGGTGGAAAGCATCAAGGAGATTATGGCCAAGTCAGAGAACCTGGGCATGCAGACCTTCGATGCCGCACTGTTCCGCTTGTATGAAGACGGCAAAATCAGTTTCGAAGAAGCCCTTAAAAACGCCGACTCAGCCAATAATTTACGTTTGCGGATCAAGCTTCACAGCAAGCGCGGGCTGCCCGCCGGTGAGATGCAAGCCGATCAGTCCCAGTCAAGACCCTCCGGCTTCAGCTTGGCGATCGAGGCCGAAGAGGAAGACGAAGAAGCGCAAAACTGACTCACAAGGCTGTAATCATTTGACTACTTGCCGCCGCTCAATGTTTTGCCAGGCTTGGCACGACATCGGGCTCGGCTTCCGGGGTCGGCCGAAAGCTGAGAAGCCAGCCACACACTTTCCATATTGCCAGACTGGTAACTAGGGATAGATAGCCATCTGCAGCGTAGTGCCACGCAAGATGAACCGAGCCCATTAGAATAATCAGCACAAAATGACAGCCAGCAACCCGGGCCAGCAGACCGCGGGGCCAAATTGCACAGCACAGCAACAGCGCTACTGAGACATGCATGCTCGGCATGGCTGAAATCCCGCCACCAATCCCGTTTTCGCCCTGTTGATAAAGCTGCCACAGGTAATCCTGCGTCGCTAACGCCCATACCGGGTAGCTCTCATTAGCCTGATGCAAGTACGTCATCAAATCGGTATAGGGACTTGTGACGCCCGGGTACAGCCGCTCATAAAATGCTGGCCCCACGGAGGAGAAAATTAGTGCGAGCACCGCGCCATTCACCACCCAGCAACAAATAAAACTGAGCAAAAACTGTTGTCGAATTACCCCCTTACGGGCAAAGAAGAAGAACCAGAATAACGCGGCCTGCATGAGAAAAAACCAAGCGTTATACACCGCATTCAGCGCACAGGTAGCCCAAGGCCAATCCAAAATCCCATGCAACCATTGCCAGGGGGATACCCCTCCATGAAGTTGAAGATCCAGCTGATAAAAATCGGGGTCCCAGTGAAACGGGTTAATTTCGGGTATCAACGTTTTAAAGGAAGAGATACTGGAGAAGAAGACAGATGCACTAATGAGCAGCAACAGGCCCCGTAGAAAGCCCCCGTTGCGAAGGTAGTTCATTAGTTCGCCAGAGACGGTTTCAATCAGGGCGGCGGGCCGACGCAGGATCATGGTATGCAGGAGATATCCCAGCAGCGTCACCTGCGAAAAAATCAGGAAAATCTCCAACGTGACTTTTGGATAGACCCACAAAGAAAAGCGAGACCACAAACCTTGTGAGCTGAGAAATATCGCCGCTGCCGCGACAAAGCCATATAGGCAGCAGTAAATCGCCCTATCCTCGCGCAAGCAGGAATAAACCGGAGCAAGCAACCTGCTTGCCCCCTTCTCCGTGTTCACTCTTTTCGCGCCCCTGCGATTACCGTAAAGTCAAAGTAAAGCACTGCGGCTACCTCGACGTAATACGCATGAACCGAATCCACTACTAAAGAGCGACCCCTTGTAAATGCAACCGATCCATCACAAAGAGTACAAGGCACTTCTGAGACAGCTTCAGATTCAACTGGTCGCCTTACAGCGGCATTTGATTAGCCATGACAGGAAAGTGCTGATTATCTTTGAAGGACGCGATGCGGCAGGTAAGGATGGCGTGATCAAGCGCATTGCCGAGCACTTGAGCCCGAGAGAAACCCGCGTAATTGCCCTGGGCAA is part of the Spongiibacter taiwanensis genome and encodes:
- a CDS encoding DUF3613 domain-containing protein, which encodes MKRSVLCTTAALLVSTLAVAAPEDKEQPSTVTGRLLAAQASGELASTEDQYLSGKVRKEVYQRYVKSFSHPIPARFAKDSFKSE
- a CDS encoding pilus assembly protein TadG-related protein, whose protein sequence is MTRKKQHGAVAVMAAIMMTTLLMFLAVVVDTGRLFLERRSLQKNADLAALETALLYCRDQTMDEDGRKAVAVDVLSASRNDFKGNEGDIAVALGRTQRVSDGSGGFDRQFVADATGKAIQVTLTRTIPASLFQQLWPTTPSSISLSRSSVAQACEPTAQLSMRSNLVSVNSDDSALLNSLLGGMLGTSLALGVGDWQNLVNTDLNLLNFMDALATEMSLDVGDYDGILSTEITVGDLLDVAADVLQDGGNTAAVSALGLLSDSIPLSTPAIELVDILKIQSGAEEAALNTNVQVMELVQAAIQLANSESGLAAEIPLNLGVATAYLTLKVVEPPQFSAVGNPEFAKINPYGSDAIYVRSATVKAFASVEVPLASSLNSLLDNPLIAGVTDMVNDALSLDVIGLLTSITCLITCTEEETMVDIDILSSPRVDVLITAGEGTARVSNYTCDSTTDEKSLTSSAQSSIASVALGNMGSDRDDAAANAMASDDFTITPIPIIDIGTIEVRKTCLLGSCSYTYRSGGSWVSNKALADRDAYAGGGIAIAVDNRESPTSPATGTVLHENYPDDTYLPDIGTTLSGNAYEALGSSGVVSDVNGALTDLDLIFYEPESGGIGSNGLGTLLNLAGSAANGLTDGLTDALDAVIAPLLDSIINEILATLGASLAEVEVGGAMTCENDKVRLVM
- a CDS encoding PilT/PilU family type 4a pilus ATPase, which encodes MTFNDYLTLLAKNSGSDLFLSTGAPPCAKFHGQLKPLSKEPFSNGDIKTIAYEIMDSEQIKEFETELEMNLAYSIPKVGRFRVNIFKQRNEISIVARNIVTEIPDADSLGLPPILKEVVMAKRGLVLFVGATGSGKSTSLAALIDHRNSNSSGHIITIEDPIEFIHRHKKCIVNQREIGVDTRSFHQALKNTLRQAPDVILIGEIRDRETMEHAIAFAETGHLCISTLHANNANQALDRIINFFPEERRNQLLLDLSLNLRCFVSQRLVPTKDGKRAAAIEILLGTPTVNQAIHKGEVESIKEIMAKSENLGMQTFDAALFRLYEDGKISFEEALKNADSANNLRLRIKLHSKRGLPAGEMQADQSQSRPSGFSLAIEAEEEDEEAQN
- a CDS encoding phosphatase PAP2 family protein, which encodes MNTEKGASRLLAPVYSCLREDRAIYCCLYGFVAAAAIFLSSQGLWSRFSLWVYPKVTLEIFLIFSQVTLLGYLLHTMILRRPAALIETVSGELMNYLRNGGFLRGLLLLISASVFFSSISSFKTLIPEINPFHWDPDFYQLDLQLHGGVSPWQWLHGILDWPWATCALNAVYNAWFFLMQAALFWFFFFARKGVIRQQFLLSFICCWVVNGAVLALIFSSVGPAFYERLYPGVTSPYTDLMTYLHQANESYPVWALATQDYLWQLYQQGENGIGGGISAMPSMHVSVALLLCCAIWPRGLLARVAGCHFVLIILMGSVHLAWHYAADGYLSLVTSLAIWKVCGWLLSFRPTPEAEPDVVPSLAKH